The Bradyrhizobium betae genomic interval GAGCTGACGCGCAAGAGCCCGCTCTCGGTCTCCTCGTTGCCCGGCAAGCTCGCCGACTGCCAGGAAAAGGACCCCGCGAAATCCGAGCTCTTCATCGTCGAGGGCGACTCGGCAGGCGGCAGCGCCAAGCAGGGCCGCAACCGTGAATTCCAGGCTGTGCTGCCGCTGCGCGGCAAGATCCTCAACGTGGAGCGCGTGCGTCCCGACAAGATGCTGGGAAGCGAGCAGATCGGCACGCTGATCACCGCGCTCGGCACCGGCATCAGCGACGAGTTCTCGATCGAGAAGCTGCGCTATCACAAGATCATCGTGATGACGGACGCCGACGTCGACGGCGCCCACATCCGCACGCTGCTGCTCACCTTCTTCTACCGCCAGATGCGCGACATCATCGACGGCGGCTATCTCTATATCGCCCAGCCGCCGCTCTATAAGGTCAACCGCGGCAAGTCCGAGCAGTACCTCAAGGACGAGCGGGCGCTGGAGGATTATCTGATCGACACCGGGCTCGACGACTGCGTCTACATTCCGGGCAACGGCGGCGATCGCACCGGCCGCGATCTGCGTTCGCTGATCGACGACGCCCGCGCCGTCCGCGGCATCCTGCGCAGCCTGCACACCCGCTACAATCGCAAGGTGATCGAGCAGGCCGCCATCACCGGCGTGCTCAACAAGGCGATCTACGGCGACCCGGAGAAAGCCGCCGCGGCCGCGCAATACATCGCCGCCCGCCTCGACACTCTCGCCGACGAGGTCGAGCGCGGCTGGGTCGGCCAATACGTCGAAGGCCAGGGCTTCCAGTTCGAGCGCACGGTGCGCGGCGTCAAGGAAACCGCCCTCATCGACGACGCCTTCCTCGGTTCGGTCGAAGCCCGCAAGCTCGACGAGTACACGGTGAAGCTCCAGGACGTTTATGCCCGCCCGGGCAAGCTGCGCCGCAAGGACGCCGAGCACATGGTCTACGGCCCGGTCGACCTGTTCGAAGCCGTCACCGACGCCGGTCGCAAGGGCATCACCCTGCAGCGCTACAAAGGACTGGGCGAGATGAACCCGGAGCAGCTCTGGGAAACGACGCTGGACACCAATGCGCGCTCGCTGCTGCAGGTGAAGGTCAAGGAGGTCGACGAGGCCGACGACATCTTCACCAAGCTGATGGGCGACGTGGTCGAGCCGCGCCGCGACTTCATCCAGGAACATTCGCTGAGCGCAACGATCGATATTTGAGACTCGCTGCTTCCGCAGCGTCATGGCCGGGCGTAGCCGTCCGAAGGACGGCGTCGCTTCGCTCGCCTACGTCCCGGCATGACGGCTAGACCGATCCCGGTATCGCTGAACCTCCCCTTCCGCCGTCGCGACGAACCGGCATGAACCCGCAGGCCAGATCCGGCCGGGAAGCGCCATGCCATGTCCAGCTCGTCCGCGACCATTTCCGCCGTGCCATCCCGCCGGCTCGGCATCATCGGCAGCATTGCAGGCATACTGGCCCTGATGGCGGCTGTGTTGCCGCATTGGGTCGTGCCGATCGTGTTCCCGCCGCCGCCCGCTGATCAGGTCATCGTCGACACCGGGCACCGCATCAAGGACCGCGTGATCGCGCACGTGAAGGGCGTCGAGTATCAGGCCCCAAAGGTCGAGAAATCGGTCGGACGAAGCTGGAGCGAGACAGCATCAATCACAGCGGTCTCGCTCGGCCTCCTCGCCATCCTGTTATCGGTCCTCGCGCTGATCCTTCGGGAAGAACGGCTCCTGGCCGCCGTGGCCGCGACGCTCGGCACCGGCGCCATCGCGATCGAGATATCCTTCGTCGTGATCGGCGCGCTGATCCTGATCGCAATCCTCTATGTGGTGGGGAACATCATCGGGCTGTTCTAGGCTTCACCGGGCCTGACGGGCCGGCTTCGACGCGGCCAGCACAATTGCTACCGCGCTCAAATCTCTGTAGTTTCCGCCCGAAACCGCCCACCAACAGGACAGCGAGAACCCCGTGGCGCCCATCCAGTACATCGTCGAGGGCGGTCACCGGCTCTCGGGCTCGATCGAGCCGTCCGGCAACAAGAATTCGGCGCTGCCGATCATCGCCGCCGCCCTGCTCACCGAGCATCCGGTGACGCTGGAGAACGTGCCGCGGATCCGCGACACCGAGACGCTGGTCGAGCTGATCCGTTCGGTCGGCGCGGCGGCGGAATGGACCGCGCGCAATACGCTTCAGATCCACGCCAAGAGCATCCGCGCCGCCGACCTCGATCCCGAGCTGTGCGTGCGCATCCGCGCCTCGATCCTGCTCGCAGGCCCCCTGCTCGCCCGCTGCGGCGAGGTGATGCTGCCGCCGCCCGGCGGCGACGTCATCGGACGTCGTCGCCTGGACACGCATGTGCTCGCGCTCGAACAGCTGGGAGCCAAGGTCACGGCGACCGACCGGCTCGAATTCCGCGCGGCCAAGCTCGCCGGGGCCGACGTGTTCCTGGACGAGCCGAGCGTCACCGCGACCGAGAATGCGCTGGTCGCGGCCGTGGCCGCCGACGGCGTCACTTATCTGCGCAACGCGGCCTCCGAGCCGCATGTGCAGGACCTCGCCAATTTCCTGGTCGCGCTCGGCGCCAGGATCGAGGGCATCGGCACCAACACCATGATCGTGCACGGTCCGGCGACGCTGGGCGGCACCACCTACCGGATCCAGCCCGACCATATCGAGGTCGGCTCGCTGATCGGGCTTGCCGCCGTGACGCGCTCGCCGCTTCGCATCACACGCGCCGGCGTCGAGCATCTGCGCTCGATCCGCATGGGCTTCGAGCGGCTCGGCATCGTCTGCCGCGTCGAGGGCGACGATCTCATCGTGCCCTCGAACCAGACGCTGAAGATCCAGGACGATTTCGGCGGCCACGTGCCGAAGCTGGAAGACCAGCCCTGGCCCGCCTTTCCGGCCGACCTGATGTCGATCGCGATCGTCACCGCCACGCAATGCGAGGGCGTGATCCTGATGTTCGAGAAGATGTTCGAATCCAGGATGTTCTTCGTCGACAAGCTGATCGCGATGGGCGCGCGAATCGTGCTGTGCGATCCGCACCGCGCCATCATCGCAGGCCCGAGCCGCCTGCGCGGCGCGCCGATGACCTCGCCCGATATCCGCGCCGGCATGGCGATGCTGCTCGCGGCGGTCTGCGCCGAGGGCACCTCCACGATCAACAACGCCGACCAGGTCGAGCGCGGCTACGAGCGCATCGAAGAACGGCTGAACGCGCTGGGTGCGAAGATCAAGCGCGTGCCGGAACGGAAGAGCTGAGGTTCTTCTTCCTTCTCCCCTTGTGGGAGAAGGTGGCGCGAAGCGCCGGATGAGGGGTTCGCTCGGCAAGTCCAATGCTGTCGAGTCGCGGATAGATACCCCTCACCCGTCTCGCCGCTTCGCGGCGAGCCACCCTCTCCCACAAGGGGAGAGGGGAAGAGACACGGGCCATGTTTTCGGCGCCTCGCCGTGCTATTGAGCCGCCATGCTCGACACCGTCCAACATCAATCGCAGCCGCAGGCCGGCGTGCCGCCGAATCATCTCGCCGACGAGTTCGCCCTGACGCTGCGGCTGGCCGTGCCGATGATGCTGACGCAGCTCGGGCAGATCGCGATGATCACGACCGACCTCGCGATGATCGGTAGGCTCGGCGAGGACGCGGTCGCCGCGGCCGCGCTGGCGCATACGGTCTATTTCGTCAGCTTCACTTTCGGGCTCGGGCTGGTGACGGCGGTATCGCCGCTGGCCGCACAGGCGTTTGGCGCGGGCGACGTCAAACGGCTTCGACACGCCTTGCGCATCGGGCTGTGGGTCTCGCTCCTGGTCTCGCTGCCGATGATGGCTTCGCCGCTCTACGGCGAAAAGATCCTGCTTGCGCTCGGCCAGGCGCCGCAGTCGGCCGCGCTCGCCCAGCGCTATCTGAACGGGCTGGCCTGGGGCATCGCGCCGGCGCTCGGCTTCATCGCGCTGCGCAGCATGATGAGCGCGGTGAACCGGCCGCAGGCGCCGCTGTGGATCACGCTCGCGGCGATCCCCGTCAATGCCGGGCTGGTCTATGTCCTGATCCACGGCCTGTTCGGCCTGCCGGAGCTCGGCCTGTTCGGCGCGGGGCTTGCGACCACGCTGGTCAATCTCGGCACCTTTCTTGCCGTGCTGGCCATCGCCGCATGGCGAAAGCCTTTTGCCGATTACCAGCCGCTTGCGCGGCTGTGGCGGATCGACTGGCCCCTGATGCGGCAGCTCGTCGCGATCGGAGCGCCGATCTCGTTTTCGCTGCTGCTGGAATACGGCCTGTTCTCATCTGCCGCACTGCTGATGGGATTGATCTCGACAGCGGCGCTCGCCGCGCACCAGATCGCGCTCCAGGTCACGGCCGTACTGTTCATGGTCCCGCTCGGCATCGGCATGGCCGCGACGGTGCGGGTCGGCCATGCGTTCGGCCGCAACGACCCGGTCGCGGTGCGGCGCGCAGGCATCGTCGCAGCTTTTCTTGGCATCGCGTTCGTCTCCGCGCTGACCGTCGCCATCATCCTCGGCCGATACGAGCTCGGGCGGCTGTTCTTCGGCCGCGGCGAGACCAGCGCGGCAACGGTCGAGCTGACGGCGACGCTGCTGCTGGTCGGTGCGACCTTCTTCATCGCCGACGGCCTCCAGACCATCGTGGGTGGCGCGCTGCGCGGCATCAATGACACCAGGATGACGCTGGTGTTCGCGGCGATCGGCTATTGGTGCGTCGCGTTTCCGATCAGCTGGGTGCTGGCTTTCAACGCCCATCTTGGCGCGGTGGGCGTCTGGATCGGATTCTCGATCGGCACGTTCGTCTATGCAGGCCTTCTGATCTTGCGCTTCCGGATGCTGACGCGCAAATTGGCGGCATGATCGGGACAGTCCGCGAAGTCACGCCTGAGGTCGATGCCGGTGCCGTGCTGGCCGGCGCGCAATTCATCGACGCGTTTCGCGTCGAGATCGGCGCAGCGGCCGTGAATGCGCGCGAGGCCTGCACACGGATGGTGCTGCACGGACCGCGCTGGATCGATGCGCTGACACGCCTGCGCAACATCCTGGTGACGCCGTTCGGGCTGAAAACTTCGGGCGAAGGCGCGTATGCGCCCGGCGGGCTGATCGGGCTGTTTCCGGTGCTGAGCGAGACGCCGGAGCGGCTGGTCGCGGGCTTTGACGATTCCCACCTCGATTTCCGCATCGTGGTCGATGTCGCGGGCACGGCGGCGGACCGCCGGGTGACCTCGACCACGCTGGTACGGACGCATAATCTGCTCGGACGCACCTATCTCACCCTGATCACACCCTTTCACAAACTCGTGGTCCGCAGCATGATGGGCCGCATCGTGGAGCCGGCCCGATGACGCTGTCCGTCGACCTCTTCTTCTCCTTCCGCAGCCCGTTCAGCTATCTGGCGCTGCCGAAGACGCTGAAGCTCGTCGAAGACTATGACCTCGCAGTGAATCTGCGGCCGGTCTATCCGCTCGCTGTCCGCGTGCCCGGCTTCTTCAAGAAGGCCAGCCCGAACTTCATTCGCTATGTGGTGCTCGACAGTACGCGCGTGGCGCAGCACGAGGGCATCCCGTTTCGCTTTCCGAGGCCCGATCCGATCGTCCAGGACAAGGTGACGTTCGATGTCGCGGCCGAGCAGCCCTACATCCACCGCCTGACCCGGCTCGGCGCCATGGCGCAGCTCGAAGGCCGCTCGCTCGAATTCACAGCCGCGATCGCGCGCGTGCTCTGGGACGGCTCAGTGGCGGGATGGAACGAGGGCGATCATCTCGCCCGCGCCGCCGAGAAGGCCGGCTTCGACCTCGCCGCGATGGATGCCGCGATCACCGCTGATGCCGATCGCTACGAGCAGGTGATCGCGGAGAACGAAAAAGACCACGCGGCATCAGGCCATTGGGGCGTGCCGACTTTCGTCTTCGAGAACGAACCGTTCTTCGGCCAGGACCGCATCGATCTCCTGGTCTGGCGCATGCAGGGCAAGGGCCTGACGAAGCGCTAATTCACACAGCTTTGCGCACCGGCCGATCCGCCGCGACCTCCGACCATTCGCCGACGACGCGGTCGAGATCGCAGAGATTCTGGTGCATCTGCTCCAGTGAGAAACCGATCGCGAAGAAACGCTCGGCGGTGTCGCCGGGCTGGCCGCGGATCAAGCCGTCCTGGCGCACGGCGGCGACCGCCTCGGCATAATGCTGAAGCGCGACGTGGACGGGATGGATCGGCGGCGCGCCGCCGCCCTCGCGCAAGGCCGCGGCGGCCGATCGCAGGAAGCGCGCGATCACGGTCGAGACCTCCGTCAAGGGAGCTGCGAGCCGCATCTGCACATCCACCGGCAGCGGCACCACGGTGGCACGGCCGATCATCACGACATCGTGGCGCAGGCGCAGGACCGTGCGCAGCAGCGGACCGGTATCCGGCCCGCCCGACAGGCGCGCGGCGCGCTCGCGCTCGGCCTCGGCGCCGATCGCATTGAGCCCGACCATCGCCGTGCCGATGCCGTCCTGGATCCGGTGCAGCGCATCGTTGTCGCGGCCGCGCGTGAGGCCGGCGAGCAATTCGGCGAACGCATCGGCAATCAGTTCGAGCAGTTTTGCCGCGGCAGCGCGGATCTGCCGCACCGCGCGTGAGGGCAGCACCAGGAACGAGACCAGCAGCCCGGTGATGGCGCCGACCCCGACCTCGCTGACCCGGTCGATCGCCGAGGTCATCGGATCCGAGTGATGCATGGTCGGAACCAGCAGCACGATCACCGCCGTCACCGTGGCCGCACTGAGGCTCGGATTGATCGCGGCGATGAAGGCCAGCGGGGCGACCGAGAGCACCAGCAGGCCGAGCAAGCCCGCTTCGCTCGAATAAGGGATCAGGATCACGATGGCACCGCCATAGATCGCGCCGCCGATGGTGCCGAGCATGTAGTCACGCGTCGCCTTCAGCGAGCGGCCGACGCTCATCTGGGTCACGATCAGCGAGGTCAGGACCGCCCAGAGCGGCAACAGCAGATGCAGCGCGGTGGCGATGGCATAGGCCGCGGTGGCCGCCACGGTGACCCGGATCGCCAGTCCCAATTGCGTCCGCCGCGACCGGATCCGGTCGAACAGCTTTCCCGCCAATGCCATGGTCAAACGTTCCGATCTTCTCGAGCCAGGCAAAAGCATAGCTGATGCCCGCGGCCCCAAGGCCGCTTGAAAGGCCAAATCAGCCCGCCTAACTTGCGCGCCAAAACGAGGAAACACGATGGCCAACGAAACCGCAACGCTCGCCGCCTACGTCTTCAATCTGAAATTTGACGATATTCCAGCGGAGGTGCTGGATCGCGCCAAGGTGCTGACGCTGGACTTCCTCGGCAGCGCCATCCGGGCCCGGTCCGAGGCGGAATCGACCCCGTCGATCCTGAAGATGCTGGAGGCGCTCGCGCTCGACACCAAGGGCGAATCCACGGTGTTCGGCGACACCAAGACCTGGACGCCGGCGGTGGCGGCGCTGCTCAACGGCGCGCTCGGCCATTCCCTCGATTTCGACGACACCCATGCCGATTCCTCTCTGCATCCGAGCGCGCCGGTGGTCCCGGCCGCCTTCGCCGTCGGCGAGATGGTCGGCGCGTCGGGCCGCGACGTGCTGACCGCGATCGTGGCGGGCTATGAAGTCTGCTGCCGGCTCGGCAACGCGCTCGATCCGACCTCGCATTATGCGCGCGGATTCCACCCGACCGCGACCGCCGGCACCTATGGCGCGGCCGCGGCGGCCGGCAAGCTATTCGGCCTCAGTGACAAGCAGATCATCGCCGCCTTCGGCGTCTCCGGCAGCCAGGCCGCGGGCTCGCTGCAATTCCTGGTCAACGGTGCCTGGAACAAGCGCTACCAGGTCGGCGCCGCCGCGATGAACGGCGTGATCGCCGCGACCCTGGCGCGCAACGATTTCGTCGGCTCGGCCGAATCCGTCGAAGGCAAGCACGGCCTGCTCGCCGGCTATACCGACGATCCGCATCCGGACAAGGCAGTCGCAGGGCTCGGCAACACCTATGAGACGATGAAGATCGGCGTGAAGCCGTATCCGAGCTGCCGCTACACCCACGCCGCGATCGACGCGCTGATCGCGATGCGGCGCGAGCACAATCTGACACCCGACCAGGTCAAGCGCGTCGAGATCGGCCTGCACCGCAACGGCATCACGCTGACCGGCGACGCCGCGACCAAGCGTCACCCGACCTCGATCGTCGGCGGTCAGTTCTCGATGTTCTTCACCGGCGCGCTCGCGCTCGACCAGGGCTCGTTTGGCTGGGACGACTACAACCGGCTCGGGGATGCCGCCATCGACGCGCTCGCCGACAAGTTCGACGTGGTGCAGGACGACCGGCTCGAGCTCGGCCGCACCCACCCGTTCGGCGCCCGCGTCAGCATCACCACCGAGGACGGCGTGCATGAGCGGCTCTACGCCGATCCGTCTGGAGAGCCGAATTCCTTCCCCGATGCACAGGCGATGCAGCAAAAGTTTCTGACGCTGGCGCGCCCGGTGCTGAACGCGCGGGCGGAAAAGTTCGCCGACGCGATCCTGACGCTTGAGCGGTTCGATCGCGTGGCGAAGGCGACGGAGCTGGGAAGGTAAGAGACGTCTCTTCGCCTCTCCCCGCTTGCGGGGAGAGGCCGGAATGCGCGCGAAGCGCGGATTCCGGGTGAGGGGGACTCTCCGCGAATCCAACTCTCACCTCCCTTGCGGAGACTCCCCCTCACCCCAACCCTCTCCCCGCAAGCGGGGCGAGGGGGACGAGGCAGCGCGCACCGCAGCCACCACATCCCGCACCAGATCGAACACGCCGTCCGCTTCCGGCGGCCCGTTCGGCGAGCGGCCCATCCGTACGATGACGAGCTTCTCCGACGGGATCACGATCGTGTACTGCCCGATCGTGCCCTTGGCGAAGAAGGCATCGCGCGGCCAGCCGTGCTCCACGCGGAAATTCGCACCAAAGCTGTCGCCCTGGTTGGTCCAGAAGCCGGCGCCGATGCCGACCCACGCGTTCGGCGTTGCCGTGGCCGAGTAGCTCACCCAGCCTTCCGGCAAGATGCGCTTGCCGCCGGCGACGCCGTCATTGAGATAGAGCTGGCCGAACCGCGCCCAGTCGCGCGCCGATGCCAGCATCTCGCTGGAGCCTTCGATCGTCCCGGCGCCATCGAGCTGGAGCGTGACATGGCGCATGCCGAGCGGGGCGAACAGTTCGCGGCGCGCAAAACGCAGCGCATCCGAAGGATGGCCGCCGGCGGCGTTGCGGATCAGATGCGCGAGCAGGATGGTGTTGCCGTCGTGGTAGTTCCAGGCGGTGCCCGGCGCGGTCGCAAGCGGCATGCTCGCGGCATAGGCCGCCATGTCGCCCTCGACGAATTTCATGCGATTGACCGGCTCGAAGGCGGAGCCGAGCGAGGCCTGCAACGAGCTGCCGAGCGCGAGCCCGGCGGTATGGCGCAACAATTGATCGACGGTGATGGCGCGGCGCGGATCATCCGGATTGGTCCAGGCCTCGACAGGCGCGGGACCGTCGAGCCTGAGCTTGCCCTGGCGCACGAGGATGCCTGTCAGCGCCGAGATCACGGATTTCGTCATGGAGAAGCCGAGCAGCGGCGTCTCGGGTCCGATGCCGTCGGCATAGCGCTCGGCGACGATGCGGCCGGCCTTCATGACGACGATCGCCCGGGTGCGGCGATAGGGCGGCTGCGCGGGTTCGGTGAACGCGCGGTCGAGCGCGACCGACAGCCCCTCGCTTTGCGGCGGCACGATCGACGGGCCGGCGATCTCGGGCAGCAGCACCGGCTGCTTGTCGTCAGGCGGCAGCGCGACGCCCGCCATCGCCGCACCGTGATCGAGCGTGCAGCCGAGCCCCTCGCGATAGACGGCGTGGCTGCGGCCGATGCCGAACAGCGTCACCGTAACGTCCTTGCGCGTGCGATCGACCTGATAGTCCATCGCCCAGGTCAGCAGGCCGGCGCCCGGCATCGCATCGGTGGTCTCGGCGAGGTTGCGCCTGACATCGAGGTCCGAGACGAACGTCTCCGAGCAGAGCACGTCGGCGATGAAACCGGTGGCGACCCTGGGCACGTCGCGCGCCCGCGCCGCGCCGAGCGCGAGGCCCGCACAGGCGATGGCGGTGGAGATGAGGACGATCTTGCGGCGGCGGGTCACAGGCTTTCTCCGGCTTCGGGGCGAGTGAGAAGGACAGAGCGGGCTGACGACGGCTCGCCGGATTTGAAACCCGACCTCGTCGAAATTGACCGGAGCTGGTCGATTTCGAAATTCCTATGTGATTTCAAAGATCTAAAATCTAGGCCACTTCGGCCTTGAGCCGCCGGTATTCCGTCGGCGTCACCCCCGTCACCGCCTTGAAGGCGCGGTTGAACGGACCCAGCGACTGGAAGCCGGCGTCCATCGCGATGGTGATGACAGGGACCTCGGCCTGGGCAGGATCGGCGAGCGCAGCCTTCGCCTCCTCGATCCGGTGGTTGTTCAGGAAGACGTTGAAGTTGCGATAGCCGAGCCTCTGGTTGATCAGCCGGCGCAACCGGTATTCGGGAATTTTCAGCCGGCCGGCGAGCACGCCGACGGTGATGTTCTCGTGGCGATAGATGCGCTCATCCGCCATCAGCCGCAGCAAGGCGTCGATGAGCTTCTGGTCGGCGACGTCCTCGACCGCCGCGGGCAGACTTGGCGCGACCGCCGCCGCCGCGACCGGAAACAGGTCCGCGCCATCGACACGCATCATCGCATAGGTGATGGCCGCGACGATGCAGGCGAGCACGCCTGCGTTGATGGTATCGGCGAGATCGCCGACGTCACTGCCGGCAACGACGATCTGGAGCAGTGCGTTCAATCCGCCATAGAGCGCAGCAGCGCAAACGATGAAGACACGAACGCGGCGGCGGCGTTCGACCAGATCGGCGGGCCACGACGCGATCGTCTGCACGATGGCGAGCGCGATGAAGCCGAGCACGATCAGATTGACCATTGTGACCGAGAACCGCACATTGCCGCCCGGCGCGATCCAGACGCATCCGGCGAAACTGAAGGCGGTCACCAGCCCCCAGATCAAGCCGTGCCACCGCCGCAGGCGAAACTCGTCGTCGAACAGCGTGCGCGTGAACAGCCAGAACACCACGATATTGCCGGTCGACAGCGCGATCAGCGGCGCGTGCCAGGCCGGGACCAGCGCGGATACCCCGACCGAATAGCTCGCCGCATGCGCAGCCGAGCCGAGCGCGAAGGCCGCACCGAGCCGGGCCGCCAGCACGTTGCGAAAACCCTGGAACAGCGACGCGGCCAGCACCAGCAGCAACGCCACGGAGGCGGCGCGGAAGGCGAGTTCTGTTGCGGCAAGGGTCATCGGGTGATGCGATCGGTCGCGGTTGACATCAGCCGAACATCCATCGTCAGGCCCCTTTTTACAAGGATCATCGGCATGCAGGATTAGCCGCGACACTTACAACTGTCATCGCCCGGCTTTGTCGCGACGGCGATACGAAATTCTGCTACCGTCGTTCTCAAGAAAACGAAGCAGGAGTCCACCATGAGCTGGCAGCCCTCCAACGATCCCGTGCTCGGCGATCCCATGTCCTGCGACGCGCTCGATCTCGTCATCGTGCCGCGCACGCGCGATCTCGGCGACGGATTTGCCGTGCGCCGCGCACTGCCGCATGGCAAGCGGCAGATGGTCGGGCCTTTCATCTTCTTCGATCATTTCGGACCGGTGCAGTTCGTCTCCGGCAAGGGCATGGACGTGCGGCCGCATCCGCATATCGGGCTTGCCACCGTCACCTACCTGTTCGACGGCGCGATCATGCATCGCGACAGCGAGGGCAACATCCAGGAGATCCAGCCCGGCGCAATGAACCTGATGACCGCCGGACGCGGCATCGCGCATTCCGAGCGCACACCCGAAGTGCAGCGCGCCTCGGGGCAGAGGATGCTGGGCCTGCAAAGCTGGATCGCGCTGCCGGCCGGATCGGAAGAGATCGCGCCGTCGTTCCAGCACTATGGCGCCGCCGACCTGCCAATGATCTCCGAGCGCGACTTCACTGCGAAGGTGATCGCGGGCTCGGCCTTCGGCATCACCTCGCCGGTGTCGACGGTCTCGCCCTGGTTCTACACCGAGGTCACGGCGGCCGCCGGCGCGACGGTGCCGCTCGATCCTGACCACGAGGAGCGCGCGATCTACGTGGTCGACGGCGAGGTCGAGATCGCGAACGAGCACTACGAGGGGCCGCGGCTGCTGATCTTCCGGCCCGGCGACCGCATCACCGTGAAGGCCGTGAGGCCAACCCGGATGATGTTTCTCGGCGGCGATGCGCTGGAGGGCCCGCGCCACATCTGGTGGAATTTCGTCTCCTCCAGCAAGGAGCGGATCGAGCAGGCCAAGCAGGACTGGAAAACCGGCCGCTTCGCCGCGGTTCCGCAGGAACATGAGTTCATTCCGCTGCCGGAATAGGCTAATCCGGTTCCGGCCGTGCTGTCCGGTGCGGCCGGTTTTTTGCCTGAAGACCTGCCTTGCGAAAGCTTTGCCGATGACCACCATGCTCTCCAGCGACCTGCCCCTGCCCAAGATCGGCCGCGGCAAGGTGCGCGACATCTACGCCGTCGACGACGACCGCCTGCTGCTGGTCACCACCGACCGCATCAGCGCCTTCGACGTCGTGATGGGCGAGACAATCCCGATGAAGGGCGCGGTGCTGACCCAGATCAGTGCGTTCTGGTTCAACGAACTTGAAGGCGTGGTGCCGCATCACATGATCAGCGCCGACACCGACGAGATCATCGCGGCCGTGCCGGCCTTGAAGCCGCACCGCGCCGAGATCCTCGGCCGTGCCATGCTCTGCCGCCGCACCACCGTATTCCCGATCGAATGCGTGATCCGCGGCTATCTCTCGGGTTCGGCGTGGAAGGAATATGCCGCCAGCGGCACGCTCGCCGGCGAGAAGCTGAAGGCCGGCCTGGTCGAAAGCGAGAAGCTCGATCCTTCGATCTTCAGCCCGGCGACCAAAGCCGAGACCGGCCATGACGAGAATATCACCATCGCAAAGATGCGTGAGGTCGTCGGCGACGAGACCGCCTACACGCTCGAGAGCATGACGCGCGCGATCTACACGCTCGGCGAGGAGCTCGCCCGCGAGCAGGGCATCATCATCGCCGACACCAAGTTCGAGTTCGGCCGCGACAAGGACGGCCGCATCATCCTGATCGACGAGGTGATGACGCCGGATTCGTCGCGCTTCTGGGCGGTCGACGCCTACAAGCCCGGCCAACCGCAGGCGAGCTTCGACAAGCAGCCGCTGCGCGACTATCTCGACGTCGAACGCCGCGCCGGCCGCTGGAACGGCGACGCCCCGCCGCCGCCGCTGCCCGCGAGCGTGGTGGAGGCAACCAGCAAGCGGTATCTGGAAGCGTACCGGCGCGTGACCGGGACTGAGCTGAAGATCTAGGCTCCGCTGCCGCCGCAACCTCCGTCGAGAAGCTGTCCGCCACACCCTCGACTGTCATCGCCCGGCTTGACCGGGCGATCCAGTATTCCAGAGACTGCGATGGGATACGGAGAGGCTGCGGCGTACTGGATTCCCCGCTTGCCGCCTACGCTGAAGCTTCGGCGCGCCTAGACGCCAACCTCGACGAAGCCTTGGCGTAGCCGGGTCGCGGGG includes:
- a CDS encoding DUF2867 domain-containing protein, with translation MIGTVREVTPEVDAGAVLAGAQFIDAFRVEIGAAAVNAREACTRMVLHGPRWIDALTRLRNILVTPFGLKTSGEGAYAPGGLIGLFPVLSETPERLVAGFDDSHLDFRIVVDVAGTAADRRVTSTTLVRTHNLLGRTYLTLITPFHKLVVRSMMGRIVEPAR
- a CDS encoding MATE family efflux transporter, producing the protein MLDTVQHQSQPQAGVPPNHLADEFALTLRLAVPMMLTQLGQIAMITTDLAMIGRLGEDAVAAAALAHTVYFVSFTFGLGLVTAVSPLAAQAFGAGDVKRLRHALRIGLWVSLLVSLPMMASPLYGEKILLALGQAPQSAALAQRYLNGLAWGIAPALGFIALRSMMSAVNRPQAPLWITLAAIPVNAGLVYVLIHGLFGLPELGLFGAGLATTLVNLGTFLAVLAIAAWRKPFADYQPLARLWRIDWPLMRQLVAIGAPISFSLLLEYGLFSSAALLMGLISTAALAAHQIALQVTAVLFMVPLGIGMAATVRVGHAFGRNDPVAVRRAGIVAAFLGIAFVSALTVAIILGRYELGRLFFGRGETSAATVELTATLLLVGATFFIADGLQTIVGGALRGINDTRMTLVFAAIGYWCVAFPISWVLAFNAHLGAVGVWIGFSIGTFVYAGLLILRFRMLTRKLAA
- the gyrB gene encoding DNA topoisomerase (ATP-hydrolyzing) subunit B: MTEPARQTPAENEPSNPSDYGAESIRVLKGLDAVRKRPGMYIGDTDDGSGLHHMVYEVVDNAIDEALAGHATRVDVILNADNSVTVRDDGRGIPVDIHKGEGISAAEVIMTQLHAGGKFDQNSYKVSGGLHGVGVSVVNALSSKLGLRIWRDNKEHYIEFAHGDAVAPLVVVGDAPGRRGTEVTFQASTETFKNIEYDFATLEHRLRELAFLNSGVNIALSDMRHAVEKREEMHYSGGVEEFVKYLDRNKKAIVPAPIMVRAEANGIGVEAALWWNDSYHENVLCFTNNIPQRDGGTHLAGFRGALTRQVNGYAEAHAKKEKIALTGDDCREGLTAVLSVKVPDPKFSSQTKDKLVSSEVRPVVENVLNEALQAWFEEHPGEAKMIVGKVIQAAAAREAARKARELTRKSPLSVSSLPGKLADCQEKDPAKSELFIVEGDSAGGSAKQGRNREFQAVLPLRGKILNVERVRPDKMLGSEQIGTLITALGTGISDEFSIEKLRYHKIIVMTDADVDGAHIRTLLLTFFYRQMRDIIDGGYLYIAQPPLYKVNRGKSEQYLKDERALEDYLIDTGLDDCVYIPGNGGDRTGRDLRSLIDDARAVRGILRSLHTRYNRKVIEQAAITGVLNKAIYGDPEKAAAAAQYIAARLDTLADEVERGWVGQYVEGQGFQFERTVRGVKETALIDDAFLGSVEARKLDEYTVKLQDVYARPGKLRRKDAEHMVYGPVDLFEAVTDAGRKGITLQRYKGLGEMNPEQLWETTLDTNARSLLQVKVKEVDEADDIFTKLMGDVVEPRRDFIQEHSLSATIDI
- a CDS encoding 2-hydroxychromene-2-carboxylate isomerase, which encodes MTLSVDLFFSFRSPFSYLALPKTLKLVEDYDLAVNLRPVYPLAVRVPGFFKKASPNFIRYVVLDSTRVAQHEGIPFRFPRPDPIVQDKVTFDVAAEQPYIHRLTRLGAMAQLEGRSLEFTAAIARVLWDGSVAGWNEGDHLARAAEKAGFDLAAMDAAITADADRYEQVIAENEKDHAASGHWGVPTFVFENEPFFGQDRIDLLVWRMQGKGLTKR
- the murA gene encoding UDP-N-acetylglucosamine 1-carboxyvinyltransferase is translated as MAPIQYIVEGGHRLSGSIEPSGNKNSALPIIAAALLTEHPVTLENVPRIRDTETLVELIRSVGAAAEWTARNTLQIHAKSIRAADLDPELCVRIRASILLAGPLLARCGEVMLPPPGGDVIGRRRLDTHVLALEQLGAKVTATDRLEFRAAKLAGADVFLDEPSVTATENALVAAVAADGVTYLRNAASEPHVQDLANFLVALGARIEGIGTNTMIVHGPATLGGTTYRIQPDHIEVGSLIGLAAVTRSPLRITRAGVEHLRSIRMGFERLGIVCRVEGDDLIVPSNQTLKIQDDFGGHVPKLEDQPWPAFPADLMSIAIVTATQCEGVILMFEKMFESRMFFVDKLIAMGARIVLCDPHRAIIAGPSRLRGAPMTSPDIRAGMAMLLAAVCAEGTSTINNADQVERGYERIEERLNALGAKIKRVPERKS